A genomic region of Vitis vinifera cultivar Pinot Noir 40024 chromosome 7, ASM3070453v1 contains the following coding sequences:
- the LOC104878641 gene encoding uncharacterized protein LOC104878641 yields the protein MTMVASEAGGKCKKHPEQEQLPGVCSACLRERLSQLYGCKSQNKAVNMMGVSSCSSLSSSPPYSSASSSTLVSPNRSNHYRRASEVTAKIAMVIGGGHGGGLKKSRSVAVVPSGRGGDGKTKKGGFWSKLLRSRGDRSKRDFMHSKWRLD from the coding sequence ATGACAATGGTGGCGTCTGAAGCAGGAGGAAAATGCAAGAAACACCCGGAACAAGAACAGCTACCAGGGGTTTGTTCCGCTTGTCTGAGAGAGAGGCTGTCTCAGCTGTATGGTTGTAAATCACAAAACAAAGCTGTGAATATGATGGGTGTTTCTTCTTGCTCCTCTCTATCTTCTTCTCCTCCTTATTCTTCAGCTTCCTCTTCTACTCTTGTCTCTCCCAATCGTAGTAATCATTATCGGCGGGCTTCGGAAGTAACGGCAAAAATCGCCATGGTAATAGGTGGTGGCCATGGTGGTGGGCTGAAAAAGAGCAGATCAGTAGCCGTCGTTCCGAGCGGCCGAGGCGGAGATGGGAAGACTAAGAAAGGAGGGTTTTGGTCGAAGCTGCTTCGCTCCAGGGGAGACAGGAGCAAGAGAGATTTCATGCATTCCAAATGGAGATTGGACTAG